The DNA sequence attgatttgtttgaactaagcatttccaattgctttagataattgcatttagataggactcatatagtttagttgcattcaataaatgtcataacccttagttccttcttattttagcatgaggacatgctaaggcttaagtgtggggaggttgacaaaccccaatttgacggtttgttttgcattgaattcagagtattttgataaccttttgtcacatttagcctaggaattagcataattttgttatctctcccatatttgtgcttaagtgtaaaaacatgccttttaagccttattttgatgaattctagttcttctttgattccataagatgccttgatgtgtttgctagtaattccaggattgaaataggctaggcatggatcaaaggaagcaaggaaggaagcatacaagtggagagaagcataaaaagtcaaagaagcaaagtcagccatgcacgcgcacgcgcacaaggcgctcgcgcgcacattgcagaatcgaccagggacgcgcacgcgtaccgtgcgcgcacgcgccaatgatggcacatgacctcattaatgcaacacgtgcctggcgatttgagagggtttctgaacccatttttggcaccaaattgctaagggaaaggaataaaaggatgaaggattaaggggaaggcatatAACATCACATAGGATAATCACCATTCCCAACTAACTAATCACTTTagcttagttttagttttgaaagttagtttctagagagagaagctctcacttctctctagaattaggattaggtttagtccaataatcttagatctagattttaattcatgttcttccacttctatctctcaattctttgttgctacattcatcttcttctactcttttgttgtaatttcctttatgttgttcttatattttgttgtagatctagtattgttctttctatattcttccaattcaattagaggtaattcataataaatgtgttccttttgattgttgttgttaattcattgccataattgttgttagattctatttttgttatcaatttactttgcttttcttttatgccttccaagtgtttgatgaaatgcttggttggattttagtatagattttgttcctcttggctatggtagagtaattagtgacgcttgagttatctaatgtctttgttgattgataattagaggttgctaattgatttagataccactaaagctagtctttcccttgggagttggctaggacttgtggaatcaagttgattcatccacttgactttcctccataattagtaagggttaactaagtggtagcaatgaacgattctcatcacaattgagaaggataactaggataggacttctagttctcacatcttgccaagagccttttatagttgttagtttattttcattgccatttacttttcatgcttcttatccaaaaccccaaaataactcataaccaataacaagacacttcattgtaattcctagggagaacgacccgaggtccaatatttcggtttataaattttaggggtttgtactcgtgacaaacaactttttgtatgaaaggattattgcttggtttggaaactatactttacaacgagattttattagtgaatttctaaaccgtcaaaaatccaatcgtcagttACCTAGACAATAAATAGTCTACTTAAGTTCAGACTCTGTGTGTGCTGAGGAGGGAAATATGAAATTTGAGTTAGATGCTTTTTCGCTGGAGATTCTAAATGGAATAAATTGTTCAGGTCTACCACCACACAAGTTGGTTGTGAAGGTTGGCGCTCCTGTTATGTTGCTGCGAAATATAGACCAAACTAATGGTTTGTGCAATGGAACGAGAATGCAAGTTAGAGGGAAGTCATGTGATAGAATGCAAGACTTTAACCGGTAACAAAGCTGGAAGTATTGTTCTTATCCCAAGACTGAATTTAATTCCAAATAATGAAACATTACCGGTCAGGTTTCAAAGAAGGTAATTCCCAATTATTTTGTCATTTGCAATGACAATAAATAAGTCACAGGGACAAACTCTATCGAAAGTTGGAATTTACCTTCCAAGACCAGTTTTCACCCACGGTCAATTGTATGTTGTGTTATCAAGAGTAACGAGTAAAGATGGTCTGCGAGTGCTATTGCAAGATCACGGACACTTGGAAGATACTGCACGATGAATGTGGTgtatagagaagtttttgagagTTTATTATGAAAAGGTAATAACgaaatttctaaattaaatttattaatttattaaattttattactatCGATTAAAAAATTGACAAATTTTAGGTGCTAATGGATAATGCATTCttattgtatatttatattttgagaatattaaaattataataaaaattcgtattattttattcttctgataaacaattttataattacgctaataatataattttgtatactaacattgatataatattgtTTTAGGTATATATTTTTCAGGCATCAAAGGATAGTGTTAGGTTGTCATTTAgtgggtttaaattatttattgtttattaggtTGTCATTTAGTGTTATGGtcacattcagtatatatgtctgatttatcaaagaaagtagattactaaaaccGGTTAAtgactattttagagttaatacaattaacactagattaagaaaagaaatataatacatacaagttatttttttattaattaaattattataattgaaattaattttacCACAACagcttaaaattataattttaatcttatcacgtACATGACACGGGTTATTACacttgttttttttaaaaaatgacgttcaaacaaactcatagtaaacatTAATATGATTAATCGTCCGAAAAGGCCCCTTGTTAGAATAAATCACGCTATGGAAAACTTGGTACTTAGAGACATAACACCTTTATGTAAATTATAGTAAAGTTTTatattattgaaataaaattgTGTGTGGTGGTATAAGATAGTGTTTAATTATCATTGGTGTTGAGTCTCACCATTTCAGCTCCGATCTACCATTCTAAAAGGTTAGTTAGCTCAGCATTATGCTCAATTTGTTCCTATCACAATAATAGTTATTGTTATATGTCTTTTGATCAAACCCAAAATGtgagtatttttattaatcaCTAATTCATAACAAATATTAGCCACTATTTGCAATCACTAATCCttaatttttccttttaattgattTTCATGAAAGCTAGGTGATTACTAGTTGTTTCAATATTCAAACTCATCAAACAagtatagtatttttttttaattaatttgagatttttttttctaatatattaggagtgaatttttcaaaaataacttaaacTATGTGTTATACATTGTTGTGGGCTTTTACAAAAAATGTCAGTAAcgttttatctttttataattaaaaaatatttttaccacaAAATGTCAATGACGTTTTGTGCTGCTACTATTATCATTATGGTGTAAAACACTAAAATGATTGAATATTCTTGTATTTCACGTTAAAAACACCCGTATGTAAAAAAATTAGCCTTAACCttatgtttcaattttttttattcttattgtaTCTTACAATCCAACATATTAAAGACTAATTTACtacgaatttaaattttatttaaaaatttactattaatCAATGACTTTCTGTATATATAAAGTAAAACTCAACCCTCCAATACTTAATTAACCAGATTAGTGAACTAATTTCTCGACCAATCCAAATTAGTTATTTGAAAGTCTCTATAATTATACTAAATTTGTAAATAATTTCTAAgtttaaaaaatttgtaattgaaatcAGCGTACCAAAAGGATTTAGTTTTTGCTATTTTAAGACAACTaacaatactaaaaataatacttCTCCATTCTGTTACAGCTTCCGACTAATCAAATCAAGTATGTTGTTTGAAACATTTACCATTTACCCTTTGAATACACAACATTTAAGGTAACTGGACCTAAATATAGTTAAGATCTGTTATGATTACATTATTAACTAAGATCTTAAACCAGGACTAACTATTATTGATAGAATATGCCAATTAACACTAAGGCATAAGTCTATGTACAATATTACAATACAATAATACATTATATGCAGTGAAAAAATCTGAACTATCAAACATAAGcctaatcatcatcatcatgtttTCTGAAAGTTCCAACTTCTCCATCTAAAATTGCTTAGCCATCCAAATTGAATCAATGGCTGCCCAGATTGTAGGCTCACAAGTTGCCTTCTATAAGGTACTAGAAAACTCTTCAAACCTgtcattcaaataaaaaaaaatagtcagTCAGTGCATAACAATGAATGCGAAAAAGCGATCTCTCATACGGCAAAGGAGCGCGTATGCCACCATTTTGACCCTCAAAGATTAGTGCGTAGACGAAATCCTCCCTCAAAGATTGATATAGTTGTCTTGTGGTATCGAAAAAACTCGAGAATTACTCGTTTTGTGTGGATTTGTCAACCAGAACCAATCTTTCGGGTACCATAAAAGTATTATCAATCTTTTGTAGGAGACTATTTTGTCAAAAAGACTAATCTTTCAAGGGACAAAATGATGGTTCATTCTACAACAAAGGATGTGTGGATGAAAGGTGGAACAACAATATTTTGATGAACATATTATTACCATTTATACACATTGTCTTGTAAATAAGAGCAACATGAGGGTCTCCTTTGGTTGCCATATTTTGCTTCTCCAAACACTCGAGAAAGGCTAGGTCTGCCTTCAGCAGCTCGGCCTGATCATGTGTATCATACCCTATATCATGGCAATAACAACAGAAATCCAACCAATCGATCGGTCGCTTATCCCAAACCGGAGATCCACTGTCTTTTCCACTGGACCAGTTTGGTCCGCAGTAATGGCCATATCGAGGGAATAGCTGCGACAAAAAAGCTCGTGGCCCTGTATGCCATGGGACCTTAGAAACATAAGGCCTGAACCTTGCAGGGTTAACCTCGCTAACTTTGTCGATCTTCCCGCGAGTTTGCGCTCGTCTCCTCAATCGCCTATTGATAGTAGTTGGCCTCCGAATGATCTGAACCCCGGAATTATTCACCCAAGGAAGAAATGACAACAAAGGCAAGGGCATTCCAAACAACTTGCCACCTTCACCAGCATTCTGCTTAGGCTGCTCAATGAAAACGTTGGAGGTAGATACCGAAATCGATGCTGAATCTGTAGCATTCAGTTGAGGCCTAAACCAAGGTATGATTTTAGGAAGAAAATCAAAATTCATGGGGGACAAAATCACTATGCCACACCACAGCAACCAAAATGTTCAACTACTCTGTCAACAGGGAAAGAAAAGGTTCAAaatttaaaccataaaccctaagagATTATTATATATCCAGAAATCAAATTTTTACAGCATACAGAAGTTTATACAGCACATTTTGCATCAGAAACACATGTGAATCTAACAtattcctaaatcctaaaccctaatgaATCATCATGACCCAAAACAACTAGGATTTCAAGTTCCCCAATTGAACAGTCCAATATTTGATCATATAGCAATTATTCACAGCTCAATTATCTTTCCACAATTGAGAAAATGGACAAGTTTGATAACAATTACTATCCATAACTACCTTACCATAATTTTATGCATTTAACAAAATACCCAATGAAATTGCAGAAAGgattgaagaaaaaaagaaaaagaaaaagaaagcaagaaggaAAATTTAAAGTTGAGAACTTTACAGTATGAGGTGAATTGAGAATGAATGAGAAGCTGAGAATTTGAAGAACTCACTGTGTTTTTGTGTGGTTGATGGAACAAATAAGGAAGAAGGTGGCATGAGATAATAATGGGTGGTACGTGGCGAACGAAAAATTGATCGAAGCTACGAAAATACGAAATATGGAAGCTGGGTGAAAGAGAAAGTTTTGGAGAGAGAAGTTTCTCGagaaaattctttttcttttattatttatttttctttctttctaatataaattattattattattatt is a window from the Arachis hypogaea cultivar Tifrunner chromosome 17, arahy.Tifrunner.gnm2.J5K5, whole genome shotgun sequence genome containing:
- the LOC112766263 gene encoding uncharacterized protein isoform X2; this encodes MNFDFLPKIIPWFRPQLNATDSASISVSTSNVFIEQPKQNAGEGGKLFGMPLPLLSFLPWVNNSGVQIIRRPTTINRRLRRRAQTRGKIDKVSEVNPARFRPYVSKVPWHTGPRAFLSQLFPRYGHYCGPNWSSGKDSGSPVWDKRPIDWLDFCCYCHDIGYDTHDQAELLKADLAFLECLEKQNMATKGDPHVALIYKTMCINGLKSFLVPYRRQLVSLQSGQPLIQFGWLSNFRWRSWNFQKT
- the LOC112766263 gene encoding uncharacterized protein isoform X1, whose translation is MPPSSLFVPSTTQKHSEFFKFSASHSFSIHLILPQLNATDSASISVSTSNVFIEQPKQNAGEGGKLFGMPLPLLSFLPWVNNSGVQIIRRPTTINRRLRRRAQTRGKIDKVSEVNPARFRPYVSKVPWHTGPRAFLSQLFPRYGHYCGPNWSSGKDSGSPVWDKRPIDWLDFCCYCHDIGYDTHDQAELLKADLAFLECLEKQNMATKGDPHVALIYKTMCINGLKSFLVPYRRQLVSLQSGQPLIQFGWLSNFRWRSWNFQKT